In Eretmochelys imbricata isolate rEreImb1 chromosome 14, rEreImb1.hap1, whole genome shotgun sequence, a genomic segment contains:
- the TMC6 gene encoding transmembrane channel-like protein 6 isoform X3 codes for MTQPFSFTLCVPESRDGASPDLSLGDEGAMHSSFQQLLQEQELELEQELEQELELELQELTVGGRENLAHGAAAAGRTEVWEEPEPRGEHPDFSSATLQILARMPSRTIDTHSLLVKELQTLSSSQRNHILQAMPVSLAEKRSLRQELGGHRSTLRKPERTRWPLSCCGQLKHDFITGFRSLWDGFLSLLHSLQPWHQSLKQIGGRFGSSVLSYFLFLKTLLTFNAFLFLTLLIFVVATQARYPPAAGNSRLFTGLELLTGAVSTALEGETSETHLPLSAFPSPRAAPTCPATPRCSGTDRICIPCSAGALLPAQSQVLQRKVPPPCNRAWARRTAAAACIGFLWPGQGTGSQGRAGGEGSSTTTAEQHPSWCLEVEPRDHRDVGLEGTSRGRTKKPETHLGLSSLFLKPSSDGDPRLPWEPMQSPPALQLGEAVGPTPVLSLQGYFTQTLMYYGYYSNFTLNDPCTPSCGRCQPGKGHLPYNMPLAYVFTIGVSFFSTCILLVYSMSRSFGESYRVGSTSGHFAMKVFCAWDYKVIQRRSVRLQNENIRTQLKELLGEWQSKSRPLSLCRRLGRMVVLSLAWALSLGTVLGCVIAVYYFSEHLLMVHRDSRDGGSSEARQEAFLLVLPMVVSLMNLVMPYLYNLLAAWEKQESPALEVYVAICRNLILKMVVLGLLCYHWLSRKRGYYLEDECWETSVGQELYRFVVMDFVFTLLDTFLGELLWRLILEKKLMRKQRPEFDIARNVLELIYGQTLTWLGVLFCPLLPAVQILKLVLLFYIKKTSLMKNCQSPSKPWRASHMSTVFITLLCFPSFLGAAIFLSYTIWAVRPSKTCGPFRMQETIYESGKTWVQELEKCSPNIAWFTWIHKHLVGNTFFLFFVSGVLLAVIYLHIQVVKGQRRIIRLLKEQIANEGEDKVFLIQRLQCIYGKQETHPCVPGRKELNA; via the exons ATGACCCAGCCATTCTCTTTCACCCTTTGCGTTCCGGAGAGTAGGGACGGTGCCAG CCCAGATCTGAGCCTGGGCGATGAGGGTGCTATGCACAGTTccttccagcagctcctccaggagcaggagctggagctggagcaggagctggagcaggagctggagctggagctgcaggagctgaCCGTCGGGGGCAGAG AAAACCTGGCCCATGGGGCTGCTGCAGCCGGCCGCACTGAGGTctgggaggagccagagccgaGAGGAGAGCACCCGGATTTCTCTTCAGCCACGCTACAGATCCTTGCCCGCATGCCCAGCCGCACCATCG acacacacagcctgctggtgaaggagctgcagacccTCTCGAGCAGCCAGAGGAACCACATACTGCAGGCGATGCCCGTGAGCCTGGCAGAGAAACGCAGCCTCAG GCAGGAGTTGGGTGGACACAGAAGCACCCTGAGGAAACCCGAGAGAACCAGGTGGCCTTTGTCCTGCTGCGGCCAACTCAAACACGACTTCATCACA GGGTTCCGGAGTCTCTGGGATgggttcctctccctcctccactccctccaGCCCTGGCATCAGTCCCTGAAGCAGATCGGCGGCCGCTTCGGCTCCAGTGTCTTGTCCTACTTCCTCTTCCTCAAGACGCTTCTCACGTTCAATGCCTTCTTGTTCCTGACCCTCTTGATCTTCGTGGTAGCCACGCAGGCCAGGTACCCCCCGGCCGCTGGGAACAGCAGGCTCTTCACAGGGCTTGAGCTCCTCACGGGGGCGGTGAGTACTGCGCTGGAGGGCGAGACCTCGGAGACCCACCTCCCTCTGTCTGCgttccccagccccagggcagcacccACATGCCCTGCCACCCCTCGGTGCTCAGGCACAGACAGGATCTGCATCCCCTGCTCAGCAGGAGCTCTgcttccagcccagagccaggtgcttcagagaaaggtgcccCCGCCCTGCAACAGGGCCTGGGCCCGCCGTacagcagctgcagcctgcaTCGGATTTCTTTGGCCCGGACAGGGGACCGGATCCCAGGGacgggcggggggagaggggagcagcaCCACCACTGCTGAGCAGCACCCGTCATGGTGCCTGGAGGTGGAGCCCAGGGATCATAGAGAcgtcgggctggaagggacctcgagaggcagGACCAAGAAACCCGAGACCCACCtgggtttgtccagcctgttcctAAAACCCTCCAGCGACGGGGATCCACGTCTCCCTTGGGAGCCCATGCAGAGtccccctgctctgcagctgggggaggcagtggggcccaCTCCTGTCCTCTCCCTGCAGGGCTACTTCACTCAGACTCTGATGTACTACGGCTACTACAGTAACTTCACCCTGAacgacccctgcacccccagctgtgggaggTGCCAGCCTGGCAAAGGCCATCTCCCGTACAACATGCCGCTGGCCTATGTGTTCACCATTGGGGTCTCCTTCTTCAGTACATGCATCCTGCTGGTGTACAG CATGTCCCGATCCTTTGGCGAGAGTTACCGCGTGGGCAGCACGTCGGGGCACTTTGCCATGAAAGTGTTCTGTGCCTGGGACTACAAGGTGATCCAGAGACGCTCCGTCAGGCTGCAGAACGAAAACATCCGGACCCAGCTGAAG GAGCTGCTAGGAGAGTGGCAATCCAAGTCCCGCCCACTGAGCCTGTGCAGGAGGCTCGGCAGGATGGTGGTTCTCAGTCTGGCCTGGGCACTGTCCCTGGGCACCGTCCTAGGCTGTGTCATCGCAGTGTATTACTTCTCCGAACACCTGCTCATG GTGCACCGGGACAGCCGAGACGGGGGGAGCAGCGAGGCCCGGCAGGAAGCCTTCCTGCTGGTCCTGCCTATGGTGGTGTCCCTGATGAACCTGGTGATGCCGTACCTGTATAACCTGCTGGCAGCCTGGGAGAAGCAGGAGTCTCCAGCGCTGGAGGTGTACGTGGCCATCTGCAG GAATTTGATTCTGAAGATGGTCGTCCTGGGCCTGCTGTGTTACCACTGGCTGAGTCGGAAGAGGGGATACTACTTGGAGGACGAG TGCTGGGAGACGtctgtggggcaggagctgtaCCGCTTTGTGGTGATGGATTTCGTGTTCACGCTCCTGGACACTTTCCTTGGGGAGCTGCTCTGGAG GCTCATCTTGGAGAAGAAGCTGATGAGGAAGCAGAGGCCTGAGTTTGACATTGCCCGGAACGTGCTGGAGCTGATCTATGGGCAGACTCTGACCTG GCTGGGGGTTCTCTtttgccccctcctcccagccgtCCAGATCCTCAAGCTGGTGCTCCTGTTCTACATCAAGAAG ACCAGCCTGATGAAGAACTGCCAGTCTCCCAGCAAGCCGTGGCGCGCATCTCACATGAGCACCGTCTTCATCACCCTCCTGTGCTTCCCCTCGTTCCTGGGCGCCGCGATCTTCCTCTCCTACACCATCTGGGC AGTGAGACCATCCAAAACATGTGGCCCGTTCCGGATGCAGGAGACCATCTACGAGTCAGGGAAGACTTGGGTTCaagagctggagaaatgcagCCCAAACATCGCCTGGTTCACCTGGATCCACAAACACCTGGTGGGAAATACCTTCTTCCTGTTCTTTGTGTCCGGAGTCCTGCT
- the TMC6 gene encoding transmembrane channel-like protein 6 isoform X6, with translation MGLLQPAALRSGRSQSREESTRISLQPRYRSLPACPAAPSGTAEEPLSHSATTAQPSFAAGLAGRRCTKRPALHGPACGSTTWSWTPAAQSRKAGVGWTQKHPEETRENQVAFVLLRPTQTRLHHRVPESLGWVPLPPPLPPALASVPEADRRPLRLQCLVLLPLPQDASHVQCLLVPDPLDLRGSHAGQGYFTQTLMYYGYYSNFTLNDPCTPSCGRCQPGKGHLPYNMPLAYVFTIGVSFFSTCILLVYSMSRSFGESYRVGSTSGHFAMKVFCAWDYKVIQRRSVRLQNENIRTQLKELLGEWQSKSRPLSLCRRLGRMVVLSLAWALSLGTVLGCVIAVYYFSEHLLMVHRDSRDGGSSEARQEAFLLVLPMVVSLMNLVMPYLYNLLAAWEKQESPALEVYVAICRNLILKMVVLGLLCYHWLSRKRGYYLEDECWETSVGQELYRFVVMDFVFTLLDTFLGELLWRLILEKKLMRKQRPEFDIARNVLELIYGQTLTWLGVLFCPLLPAVQILKLVLLFYIKKTSLMKNCQSPSKPWRASHMSTVFITLLCFPSFLGAAIFLSYTIWAVRPSKTCGPFRMQETIYESGKTWVQELEKCSPNIAWFTWIHKHLVGNTFFLFFVSGVLLAVIYLHIQVVKGQRRIIRLLKEQIANEGEDKVFLIQRLQCIYGKQETHPCVPGRKELNA, from the exons ATGGGGCTGCTGCAGCCGGCCGCACTGAGGTctgggaggagccagagccgaGAGGAGAGCACCCGGATTTCTCTTCAGCCACGCTACAGATCCTTGCCCGCATGCCCAGCCGCACCATCG GGCACAGCCGAGGAGCCATTATCTCACAGTGCTACAACCGCACAACCAAGCTTCGCCGCCGGACTAGCCGGCCGCCGCTGCACCAAGCGTCCCGCTCTGCACGGCCCAGCCTGCGGCAGTACGACCTGGAGCTGGACGCCGGCCGCTCAGAGCAGGAAG GCAGGAGTTGGGTGGACACAGAAGCACCCTGAGGAAACCCGAGAGAACCAGGTGGCCTTTGTCCTGCTGCGGCCAACTCAAACACGACTTCATCACA GGGTTCCGGAGTCTCTGGGATgggttcctctccctcctccactccctccaGCCCTGGCATCAGTCCCTGAAGCAGATCGGCGGCCGCTTCGGCTCCAGTGTCTTGTCCTACTTCCTCTTCCTCAAGACGCTTCTCACGTTCAATGCCTTCTTGTTCCTGACCCTCTTGATCTTCGTGGTAGCCACGCAGGCCAG GGCTACTTCACTCAGACTCTGATGTACTACGGCTACTACAGTAACTTCACCCTGAacgacccctgcacccccagctgtgggaggTGCCAGCCTGGCAAAGGCCATCTCCCGTACAACATGCCGCTGGCCTATGTGTTCACCATTGGGGTCTCCTTCTTCAGTACATGCATCCTGCTGGTGTACAG CATGTCCCGATCCTTTGGCGAGAGTTACCGCGTGGGCAGCACGTCGGGGCACTTTGCCATGAAAGTGTTCTGTGCCTGGGACTACAAGGTGATCCAGAGACGCTCCGTCAGGCTGCAGAACGAAAACATCCGGACCCAGCTGAAG GAGCTGCTAGGAGAGTGGCAATCCAAGTCCCGCCCACTGAGCCTGTGCAGGAGGCTCGGCAGGATGGTGGTTCTCAGTCTGGCCTGGGCACTGTCCCTGGGCACCGTCCTAGGCTGTGTCATCGCAGTGTATTACTTCTCCGAACACCTGCTCATG GTGCACCGGGACAGCCGAGACGGGGGGAGCAGCGAGGCCCGGCAGGAAGCCTTCCTGCTGGTCCTGCCTATGGTGGTGTCCCTGATGAACCTGGTGATGCCGTACCTGTATAACCTGCTGGCAGCCTGGGAGAAGCAGGAGTCTCCAGCGCTGGAGGTGTACGTGGCCATCTGCAG GAATTTGATTCTGAAGATGGTCGTCCTGGGCCTGCTGTGTTACCACTGGCTGAGTCGGAAGAGGGGATACTACTTGGAGGACGAG TGCTGGGAGACGtctgtggggcaggagctgtaCCGCTTTGTGGTGATGGATTTCGTGTTCACGCTCCTGGACACTTTCCTTGGGGAGCTGCTCTGGAG GCTCATCTTGGAGAAGAAGCTGATGAGGAAGCAGAGGCCTGAGTTTGACATTGCCCGGAACGTGCTGGAGCTGATCTATGGGCAGACTCTGACCTG GCTGGGGGTTCTCTtttgccccctcctcccagccgtCCAGATCCTCAAGCTGGTGCTCCTGTTCTACATCAAGAAG ACCAGCCTGATGAAGAACTGCCAGTCTCCCAGCAAGCCGTGGCGCGCATCTCACATGAGCACCGTCTTCATCACCCTCCTGTGCTTCCCCTCGTTCCTGGGCGCCGCGATCTTCCTCTCCTACACCATCTGGGC AGTGAGACCATCCAAAACATGTGGCCCGTTCCGGATGCAGGAGACCATCTACGAGTCAGGGAAGACTTGGGTTCaagagctggagaaatgcagCCCAAACATCGCCTGGTTCACCTGGATCCACAAACACCTGGTGGGAAATACCTTCTTCCTGTTCTTTGTGTCCGGAGTCCTGCT
- the TMC6 gene encoding transmembrane channel-like protein 6 isoform X4: MTQPFSFTLCVPESRDGASPDLSLGDEGAMHSSFQQLLQEQELELEQELEQELELELQELTVGGRENLAHGAAAAGRTEVWEEPEPRGEHPDFSSATLQILARMPSRTIGHSRGAIISQCYNRTTKLRRRTSRPPLHQASRSARPSLRQYDLELDAGRSEQEDTHSLLVKELQTLSSSQRNHILQAMPVSLAEKRSLRQELGGHRSTLRKPERTRWPLSCCGQLKHDFITGFRSLWDGFLSLLHSLQPWHQSLKQIGGRFGSSVLSYFLFLKTLLTFNAFLFLTLLIFVVATQARYPPAAGNSRLFTGLELLTGAGYFTQTLMYYGYYSNFTLNDPCTPSCGRCQPGKGHLPYNMPLAYVFTIGVSFFSTCILLVYSMSRSFGESYRVGSTSGHFAMKVFCAWDYKVIQRRSVRLQNENIRTQLKELLGEWQSKSRPLSLCRRLGRMVVLSLAWALSLGTVLGCVIAVYYFSEHLLMVHRDSRDGGSSEARQEAFLLVLPMVVSLMNLVMPYLYNLLAAWEKQESPALEVYVAICRNLILKMVVLGLLCYHWLSRKRGYYLEDECWETSVGQELYRFVVMDFVFTLLDTFLGELLWRLILEKKLMRKQRPEFDIARNVLELIYGQTLTWLGVLFCPLLPAVQILKLVLLFYIKKTSLMKNCQSPSKPWRASHMSTVFITLLCFPSFLGAAIFLSYTIWAVRPSKTCGPFRMQETIYESGKTWVQELEKCSPNIAWFTWIHKHLVGNTFFLFFVSGVLLAVIYLHIQVVKGQRRIIRLLKEQIANEGEDKVFLIQRLQCIYGKQETHPCVPGRKELNA; the protein is encoded by the exons ATGACCCAGCCATTCTCTTTCACCCTTTGCGTTCCGGAGAGTAGGGACGGTGCCAG CCCAGATCTGAGCCTGGGCGATGAGGGTGCTATGCACAGTTccttccagcagctcctccaggagcaggagctggagctggagcaggagctggagcaggagctggagctggagctgcaggagctgaCCGTCGGGGGCAGAG AAAACCTGGCCCATGGGGCTGCTGCAGCCGGCCGCACTGAGGTctgggaggagccagagccgaGAGGAGAGCACCCGGATTTCTCTTCAGCCACGCTACAGATCCTTGCCCGCATGCCCAGCCGCACCATCG GGCACAGCCGAGGAGCCATTATCTCACAGTGCTACAACCGCACAACCAAGCTTCGCCGCCGGACTAGCCGGCCGCCGCTGCACCAAGCGTCCCGCTCTGCACGGCCCAGCCTGCGGCAGTACGACCTGGAGCTGGACGCCGGCCGCTCAGAGCAGGAAG acacacacagcctgctggtgaaggagctgcagacccTCTCGAGCAGCCAGAGGAACCACATACTGCAGGCGATGCCCGTGAGCCTGGCAGAGAAACGCAGCCTCAG GCAGGAGTTGGGTGGACACAGAAGCACCCTGAGGAAACCCGAGAGAACCAGGTGGCCTTTGTCCTGCTGCGGCCAACTCAAACACGACTTCATCACA GGGTTCCGGAGTCTCTGGGATgggttcctctccctcctccactccctccaGCCCTGGCATCAGTCCCTGAAGCAGATCGGCGGCCGCTTCGGCTCCAGTGTCTTGTCCTACTTCCTCTTCCTCAAGACGCTTCTCACGTTCAATGCCTTCTTGTTCCTGACCCTCTTGATCTTCGTGGTAGCCACGCAGGCCAGGTACCCCCCGGCCGCTGGGAACAGCAGGCTCTTCACAGGGCTTGAGCTCCTCACGGGGGCG GGCTACTTCACTCAGACTCTGATGTACTACGGCTACTACAGTAACTTCACCCTGAacgacccctgcacccccagctgtgggaggTGCCAGCCTGGCAAAGGCCATCTCCCGTACAACATGCCGCTGGCCTATGTGTTCACCATTGGGGTCTCCTTCTTCAGTACATGCATCCTGCTGGTGTACAG CATGTCCCGATCCTTTGGCGAGAGTTACCGCGTGGGCAGCACGTCGGGGCACTTTGCCATGAAAGTGTTCTGTGCCTGGGACTACAAGGTGATCCAGAGACGCTCCGTCAGGCTGCAGAACGAAAACATCCGGACCCAGCTGAAG GAGCTGCTAGGAGAGTGGCAATCCAAGTCCCGCCCACTGAGCCTGTGCAGGAGGCTCGGCAGGATGGTGGTTCTCAGTCTGGCCTGGGCACTGTCCCTGGGCACCGTCCTAGGCTGTGTCATCGCAGTGTATTACTTCTCCGAACACCTGCTCATG GTGCACCGGGACAGCCGAGACGGGGGGAGCAGCGAGGCCCGGCAGGAAGCCTTCCTGCTGGTCCTGCCTATGGTGGTGTCCCTGATGAACCTGGTGATGCCGTACCTGTATAACCTGCTGGCAGCCTGGGAGAAGCAGGAGTCTCCAGCGCTGGAGGTGTACGTGGCCATCTGCAG GAATTTGATTCTGAAGATGGTCGTCCTGGGCCTGCTGTGTTACCACTGGCTGAGTCGGAAGAGGGGATACTACTTGGAGGACGAG TGCTGGGAGACGtctgtggggcaggagctgtaCCGCTTTGTGGTGATGGATTTCGTGTTCACGCTCCTGGACACTTTCCTTGGGGAGCTGCTCTGGAG GCTCATCTTGGAGAAGAAGCTGATGAGGAAGCAGAGGCCTGAGTTTGACATTGCCCGGAACGTGCTGGAGCTGATCTATGGGCAGACTCTGACCTG GCTGGGGGTTCTCTtttgccccctcctcccagccgtCCAGATCCTCAAGCTGGTGCTCCTGTTCTACATCAAGAAG ACCAGCCTGATGAAGAACTGCCAGTCTCCCAGCAAGCCGTGGCGCGCATCTCACATGAGCACCGTCTTCATCACCCTCCTGTGCTTCCCCTCGTTCCTGGGCGCCGCGATCTTCCTCTCCTACACCATCTGGGC AGTGAGACCATCCAAAACATGTGGCCCGTTCCGGATGCAGGAGACCATCTACGAGTCAGGGAAGACTTGGGTTCaagagctggagaaatgcagCCCAAACATCGCCTGGTTCACCTGGATCCACAAACACCTGGTGGGAAATACCTTCTTCCTGTTCTTTGTGTCCGGAGTCCTGCT
- the TMC6 gene encoding transmembrane channel-like protein 6 isoform X1: protein MTQPFSFTLCVPESRDGASPDLSLGDEGAMHSSFQQLLQEQELELEQELEQELELELQELTVGGRENLAHGAAAAGRTEVWEEPEPRGEHPDFSSATLQILARMPSRTIGHSRGAIISQCYNRTTKLRRRTSRPPLHQASRSARPSLRQYDLELDAGRSEQEDTHSLLVKELQTLSSSQRNHILQAMPVSLAEKRSLRQELGGHRSTLRKPERTRWPLSCCGQLKHDFITGFRSLWDGFLSLLHSLQPWHQSLKQIGGRFGSSVLSYFLFLKTLLTFNAFLFLTLLIFVVATQARYPPAAGNSRLFTGLELLTGAVSTALEGETSETHLPLSAFPSPRAAPTCPATPRCSGTDRICIPCSAGALLPAQSQVLQRKVPPPCNRAWARRTAAAACIGFLWPGQGTGSQGRAGGEGSSTTTAEQHPSWCLEVEPRDHRDVGLEGTSRGRTKKPETHLGLSSLFLKPSSDGDPRLPWEPMQSPPALQLGEAVGPTPVLSLQGYFTQTLMYYGYYSNFTLNDPCTPSCGRCQPGKGHLPYNMPLAYVFTIGVSFFSTCILLVYSMSRSFGESYRVGSTSGHFAMKVFCAWDYKVIQRRSVRLQNENIRTQLKELLGEWQSKSRPLSLCRRLGRMVVLSLAWALSLGTVLGCVIAVYYFSEHLLMVHRDSRDGGSSEARQEAFLLVLPMVVSLMNLVMPYLYNLLAAWEKQESPALEVYVAICRNLILKMVVLGLLCYHWLSRKRGYYLEDECWETSVGQELYRFVVMDFVFTLLDTFLGELLWRLILEKKLMRKQRPEFDIARNVLELIYGQTLTWLGVLFCPLLPAVQILKLVLLFYIKKTSLMKNCQSPSKPWRASHMSTVFITLLCFPSFLGAAIFLSYTIWAVRPSKTCGPFRMQETIYESGKTWVQELEKCSPNIAWFTWIHKHLVGNTFFLFFVSGVLLAVIYLHIQVVKGQRRIIRLLKEQIANEGEDKVFLIQRLQCIYGKQETHPCVPGRKELNA from the exons ATGACCCAGCCATTCTCTTTCACCCTTTGCGTTCCGGAGAGTAGGGACGGTGCCAG CCCAGATCTGAGCCTGGGCGATGAGGGTGCTATGCACAGTTccttccagcagctcctccaggagcaggagctggagctggagcaggagctggagcaggagctggagctggagctgcaggagctgaCCGTCGGGGGCAGAG AAAACCTGGCCCATGGGGCTGCTGCAGCCGGCCGCACTGAGGTctgggaggagccagagccgaGAGGAGAGCACCCGGATTTCTCTTCAGCCACGCTACAGATCCTTGCCCGCATGCCCAGCCGCACCATCG GGCACAGCCGAGGAGCCATTATCTCACAGTGCTACAACCGCACAACCAAGCTTCGCCGCCGGACTAGCCGGCCGCCGCTGCACCAAGCGTCCCGCTCTGCACGGCCCAGCCTGCGGCAGTACGACCTGGAGCTGGACGCCGGCCGCTCAGAGCAGGAAG acacacacagcctgctggtgaaggagctgcagacccTCTCGAGCAGCCAGAGGAACCACATACTGCAGGCGATGCCCGTGAGCCTGGCAGAGAAACGCAGCCTCAG GCAGGAGTTGGGTGGACACAGAAGCACCCTGAGGAAACCCGAGAGAACCAGGTGGCCTTTGTCCTGCTGCGGCCAACTCAAACACGACTTCATCACA GGGTTCCGGAGTCTCTGGGATgggttcctctccctcctccactccctccaGCCCTGGCATCAGTCCCTGAAGCAGATCGGCGGCCGCTTCGGCTCCAGTGTCTTGTCCTACTTCCTCTTCCTCAAGACGCTTCTCACGTTCAATGCCTTCTTGTTCCTGACCCTCTTGATCTTCGTGGTAGCCACGCAGGCCAGGTACCCCCCGGCCGCTGGGAACAGCAGGCTCTTCACAGGGCTTGAGCTCCTCACGGGGGCGGTGAGTACTGCGCTGGAGGGCGAGACCTCGGAGACCCACCTCCCTCTGTCTGCgttccccagccccagggcagcacccACATGCCCTGCCACCCCTCGGTGCTCAGGCACAGACAGGATCTGCATCCCCTGCTCAGCAGGAGCTCTgcttccagcccagagccaggtgcttcagagaaaggtgcccCCGCCCTGCAACAGGGCCTGGGCCCGCCGTacagcagctgcagcctgcaTCGGATTTCTTTGGCCCGGACAGGGGACCGGATCCCAGGGacgggcggggggagaggggagcagcaCCACCACTGCTGAGCAGCACCCGTCATGGTGCCTGGAGGTGGAGCCCAGGGATCATAGAGAcgtcgggctggaagggacctcgagaggcagGACCAAGAAACCCGAGACCCACCtgggtttgtccagcctgttcctAAAACCCTCCAGCGACGGGGATCCACGTCTCCCTTGGGAGCCCATGCAGAGtccccctgctctgcagctgggggaggcagtggggcccaCTCCTGTCCTCTCCCTGCAGGGCTACTTCACTCAGACTCTGATGTACTACGGCTACTACAGTAACTTCACCCTGAacgacccctgcacccccagctgtgggaggTGCCAGCCTGGCAAAGGCCATCTCCCGTACAACATGCCGCTGGCCTATGTGTTCACCATTGGGGTCTCCTTCTTCAGTACATGCATCCTGCTGGTGTACAG CATGTCCCGATCCTTTGGCGAGAGTTACCGCGTGGGCAGCACGTCGGGGCACTTTGCCATGAAAGTGTTCTGTGCCTGGGACTACAAGGTGATCCAGAGACGCTCCGTCAGGCTGCAGAACGAAAACATCCGGACCCAGCTGAAG GAGCTGCTAGGAGAGTGGCAATCCAAGTCCCGCCCACTGAGCCTGTGCAGGAGGCTCGGCAGGATGGTGGTTCTCAGTCTGGCCTGGGCACTGTCCCTGGGCACCGTCCTAGGCTGTGTCATCGCAGTGTATTACTTCTCCGAACACCTGCTCATG GTGCACCGGGACAGCCGAGACGGGGGGAGCAGCGAGGCCCGGCAGGAAGCCTTCCTGCTGGTCCTGCCTATGGTGGTGTCCCTGATGAACCTGGTGATGCCGTACCTGTATAACCTGCTGGCAGCCTGGGAGAAGCAGGAGTCTCCAGCGCTGGAGGTGTACGTGGCCATCTGCAG GAATTTGATTCTGAAGATGGTCGTCCTGGGCCTGCTGTGTTACCACTGGCTGAGTCGGAAGAGGGGATACTACTTGGAGGACGAG TGCTGGGAGACGtctgtggggcaggagctgtaCCGCTTTGTGGTGATGGATTTCGTGTTCACGCTCCTGGACACTTTCCTTGGGGAGCTGCTCTGGAG GCTCATCTTGGAGAAGAAGCTGATGAGGAAGCAGAGGCCTGAGTTTGACATTGCCCGGAACGTGCTGGAGCTGATCTATGGGCAGACTCTGACCTG GCTGGGGGTTCTCTtttgccccctcctcccagccgtCCAGATCCTCAAGCTGGTGCTCCTGTTCTACATCAAGAAG ACCAGCCTGATGAAGAACTGCCAGTCTCCCAGCAAGCCGTGGCGCGCATCTCACATGAGCACCGTCTTCATCACCCTCCTGTGCTTCCCCTCGTTCCTGGGCGCCGCGATCTTCCTCTCCTACACCATCTGGGC AGTGAGACCATCCAAAACATGTGGCCCGTTCCGGATGCAGGAGACCATCTACGAGTCAGGGAAGACTTGGGTTCaagagctggagaaatgcagCCCAAACATCGCCTGGTTCACCTGGATCCACAAACACCTGGTGGGAAATACCTTCTTCCTGTTCTTTGTGTCCGGAGTCCTGCT